The proteins below are encoded in one region of Bifidobacterium dentium JCM 1195 = DSM 20436:
- a CDS encoding glycoside hydrolase family 3 C-terminal domain-containing protein, which translates to MKGNSGLLWRGLTSVTGTLLVLGICGTQCSYMYAGTINSALGTSSTRIVAGEGGGNTTYYASEYGDLNAENLQKLIADAYGESVLEQEEGSVLLRNNDGTLPLASDKHVTLFGHAVVQPVYSPGGANSAADTGKYVIDLKSALEHAGFSVNNTLFDAYSKSDTKRVASNNLQVSGDPRSNGALNDAPVLGEEPASFYTDQLKASWQDDYHDVAIVMLAREGGEDKEMMMKDPEGISALSLHQDEKDLLRMIKDSGKFSKTIVLLNSAFPMEVGWLDDYGVDACMWIGNPGQRGFEGVANLLVGKANPSGRLTDTYAVDSMSSPAAHTSSQNSNQWTNVDEVNAAVSDKPVNIDNVTVQSENIYVGYKYYETRYADAVTNPGSGAASSVGASHGASAWNYADEVSYPFGYGLSYTTFEQTLDGVSYDRDKDEFTAKVTVKNTGDIAGASVVELYAQTPYGEYERKNLVEKSAIQLAGQGRTKTLQPGASETVDVTVDRYLLASYDYTKAKGYILSAGDYYFTIGDNAHDALNNVLAAENATGMTDFDGKPVEGDAAKTYRWSYDDVDTKTYAKSDAGERVTNRFEDADANYWKDGAVTYLTRSDWKGTFPTEPVKMTATGKMIELLKGDLYRQSKDSKSVSDYTQGADNGLTFVMMKDVDYNDDETWNKYLDEMTIDEMTTQLSDLFGTAEAASVNRPAYAAGDGTASVGGNTYAKEYGDARDVTLYPATNVLASTWDYGCMQRRGELVGEEALYAKTPVGWGGGGNLHRTPFGGRNGEYWSEDSIMVYLDNLVELSAAQKKGFAQGVKHVAGNDQELYREGLNMFFNEQAFREGALKGVEGIVSNENATALMMSFNRLGVVWSSASTALTTQVIRNEWGFKGMIETDGVAGGSYKSHFPSSLAAGVTTYCIDPGNTAAAGIKKQIEDNDDGDMLGYLRTSMKNFHYALTRTSLINGLDANAKVVKVTPWWRYAIFGVDAAFALMTLGCACMMWRSGRRGKNARETVKVESETATGK; encoded by the coding sequence ATGAAAGGGAATTCCGGTCTGCTGTGGCGAGGGCTCACATCGGTGACAGGCACATTGCTGGTGCTTGGCATCTGTGGGACGCAATGCTCGTACATGTATGCGGGAACGATCAACTCCGCGCTGGGAACATCCAGCACGAGAATCGTCGCCGGTGAAGGCGGCGGAAACACTACGTACTACGCCAGCGAATATGGCGACTTGAATGCCGAAAATCTACAGAAGCTCATCGCCGACGCGTACGGCGAGTCCGTGCTTGAGCAGGAGGAGGGTTCGGTGCTGTTGCGCAACAACGACGGCACGCTGCCGCTTGCCTCAGACAAACATGTCACGTTGTTCGGCCACGCCGTGGTGCAGCCGGTCTACAGCCCGGGTGGCGCCAACAGTGCCGCCGACACCGGCAAATATGTGATTGATCTGAAATCCGCACTGGAACATGCCGGTTTCTCGGTGAACAACACTCTGTTTGACGCCTATTCGAAGAGCGATACCAAGCGTGTGGCCAGCAACAACCTGCAGGTTTCCGGCGATCCACGTTCGAATGGCGCGTTGAATGACGCCCCGGTGCTTGGCGAGGAGCCGGCATCGTTCTATACCGATCAGCTCAAGGCCAGCTGGCAGGACGATTACCACGATGTCGCCATCGTCATGCTTGCCCGTGAAGGCGGTGAAGACAAGGAGATGATGATGAAGGATCCGGAGGGCATCAGTGCTCTGAGTCTGCATCAGGACGAGAAGGACCTGCTGCGGATGATCAAGGATTCCGGCAAGTTCTCCAAGACCATCGTGCTGCTCAATTCCGCCTTTCCGATGGAGGTCGGCTGGCTTGATGACTACGGTGTGGATGCCTGCATGTGGATCGGCAATCCAGGGCAGCGTGGTTTCGAAGGAGTGGCCAATCTGTTGGTGGGCAAGGCCAATCCTTCGGGCCGTTTGACCGACACGTATGCCGTCGATTCCATGTCGTCGCCGGCCGCGCACACTTCCAGCCAGAACTCAAACCAATGGACGAACGTCGATGAAGTGAACGCCGCAGTCAGCGATAAGCCGGTCAATATCGATAATGTGACCGTACAGTCCGAGAACATCTATGTCGGCTATAAATACTATGAGACCCGCTACGCGGACGCCGTGACGAATCCGGGCAGCGGAGCGGCCAGCTCGGTCGGAGCTTCACATGGTGCCTCGGCATGGAACTATGCGGACGAAGTCAGTTATCCGTTTGGGTACGGTCTGAGCTACACCACTTTTGAACAGACGCTCGACGGTGTGAGCTACGACCGTGACAAGGATGAATTCACCGCCAAGGTAACGGTGAAGAACACCGGTGATATTGCGGGTGCCTCTGTAGTGGAACTGTATGCGCAGACCCCGTATGGCGAATATGAGCGGAAGAATCTGGTCGAGAAATCCGCCATCCAGCTTGCCGGCCAAGGCCGTACCAAGACATTGCAGCCGGGTGCTTCCGAAACCGTGGACGTTACGGTGGACCGCTACCTGTTGGCCAGCTATGACTATACCAAGGCCAAGGGCTATATTCTGAGCGCCGGTGACTACTATTTCACCATTGGCGACAATGCGCATGATGCTTTGAATAATGTACTTGCGGCCGAAAACGCCACTGGTATGACCGACTTCGATGGCAAGCCGGTGGAAGGGGATGCGGCCAAAACCTACCGGTGGTCGTATGACGACGTCGACACCAAGACCTATGCCAAATCCGATGCGGGCGAACGGGTCACCAACCGGTTCGAGGATGCCGACGCGAACTATTGGAAGGATGGTGCCGTCACCTATCTGACCCGTTCCGATTGGAAAGGCACCTTCCCGACCGAACCGGTCAAGATGACCGCTACCGGCAAGATGATCGAACTGCTTAAGGGTGATCTGTATCGGCAGTCCAAGGATTCCAAGTCCGTCAGCGACTACACGCAGGGAGCCGACAATGGTCTGACGTTCGTGATGATGAAAGACGTCGATTACAACGATGACGAGACCTGGAACAAATATCTTGACGAAATGACCATCGATGAGATGACCACCCAGCTTTCCGATTTGTTCGGCACGGCCGAAGCGGCTTCCGTGAACCGACCGGCGTATGCGGCTGGTGACGGTACCGCCAGCGTCGGCGGCAATACCTACGCCAAAGAGTACGGTGACGCCCGTGACGTCACCCTGTATCCGGCGACCAATGTGCTCGCCAGCACTTGGGATTACGGATGCATGCAACGTCGTGGCGAACTGGTCGGTGAGGAAGCCCTGTATGCCAAGACCCCGGTCGGATGGGGTGGTGGCGGCAATCTGCACCGCACTCCGTTCGGCGGGCGCAATGGCGAATACTGGTCCGAAGACAGCATCATGGTCTACCTTGACAACCTCGTGGAACTTTCAGCTGCTCAGAAGAAAGGCTTCGCACAGGGTGTCAAGCATGTTGCAGGCAATGATCAGGAGCTGTATCGCGAAGGTCTGAACATGTTCTTCAACGAGCAGGCATTCCGCGAGGGTGCGCTCAAGGGCGTGGAAGGCATCGTCAGCAACGAGAACGCCACCGCTTTGATGATGTCGTTCAACAGGCTCGGTGTGGTCTGGTCCTCAGCCAGCACCGCGCTGACCACTCAGGTGATCCGCAACGAATGGGGCTTTAAGGGCATGATCGAAACCGACGGCGTGGCCGGCGGCTCCTACAAGTCGCATTTCCCGTCATCATTGGCGGCAGGCGTGACCACCTACTGCATCGATCCGGGCAATACCGCGGCCGCAGGCATCAAGAAGCAGATCGAAGACAATGACGACGGCGATATGCTCGGCTATCTGCGCACCTCAATGAAGAACTTCCACTATGCGCTGACTCGTACCAGCCTGATCAACGGGTTGGATGCCAACGCCAAAGTGGTCAAAGTCACCCCTTGGTGGCGTTACGCGATCTTCGGTGTGGATGCGGCGTTTGCGTTGATGACGCTTGGCTGCGCCTGCATGATGTGGCGTTCCGGACGTCGAGGCAAGAATGCGCGGGAAACGGTCAAGGTCGAATCCGAAACCGCGACGGGAAAGTGA
- a CDS encoding LytR/AlgR family response regulator transcription factor, whose translation MNTVRIAIIDDDADERKTLQASFERLAQESGSAIVIVEFAGADDFLDGYDHSFDLVCMDIDMPGTDGMSAAQRLRQMDADVPLVFVTNMAQMAIHGYAVHALDFILKPINYYSFSIKMRGILTLIGNRRRKSLVFPTTDGFLRISSDNLYYVEVRGHHLSFHTTQDVIRQRDSLRNWEAKLEGLPFERCNNSYLVNLKQVTAVAKDSVQVGGDWLPISRTKKKPFMNALTEYMGGTSV comes from the coding sequence ATGAACACCGTGAGGATCGCAATCATCGACGATGACGCCGACGAACGCAAGACCCTGCAGGCATCGTTCGAACGGCTTGCGCAGGAGAGCGGATCCGCAATTGTCATCGTCGAATTTGCCGGCGCCGATGATTTTCTTGACGGCTACGACCACTCCTTCGACCTGGTCTGCATGGATATCGACATGCCCGGCACCGACGGCATGTCCGCCGCACAACGCCTACGTCAGATGGACGCCGACGTTCCACTGGTATTCGTCACCAACATGGCGCAGATGGCGATTCATGGCTATGCCGTACATGCGTTGGATTTCATACTCAAACCCATCAACTACTACTCCTTCTCCATCAAAATGCGCGGTATTCTGACACTGATCGGCAATCGTCGTAGGAAATCGCTCGTTTTCCCGACGACGGACGGTTTTCTACGCATTTCATCCGACAATCTCTACTATGTGGAAGTGCGTGGGCACCATCTGTCCTTCCACACCACACAAGACGTCATCCGGCAACGTGACTCCCTACGCAACTGGGAAGCCAAACTGGAGGGATTGCCGTTCGAACGCTGCAATAACAGCTATCTGGTCAATCTCAAGCAGGTCACGGCCGTGGCCAAGGACTCCGTGCAGGTCGGAGGCGACTGGCTGCCAATCAGCCGAACCAAAAAGAAACCGTTTATGAACGCACTCACCGAATACATGGGAGGCACCAGCGTATGA
- a CDS encoding ATP-binding protein, with product MIDHAWLQVSYMAQIIVACLLFMIPVAKRRRFSARFASCTIVLLMIAYMFGAAVTVPDNLLLAILYWPAFAVICLPAVALCLQAGLSEVLYCTICANATQHAANECYLALSIALGRTTPDLPTLLNGLLTTVIYIAIYGAFFIMFARKLAVHGHYRVNRNDLFPMACILLFVWVLGVLCHDDVSLHGVVYHISDALCCFYIMWAQRSNHDKAELQRELDGVRYTLLQQQKQYTVSQETIDIINRKCHDLKHQIRTLQTMQESPERDAYFAEAERAIMIYDTRIDTGNKALNTVLMEKGLYCQSHDIQLTCMPSGDSLDFMQVADIYALFGNALDNAINATMELNDPSKRVINVRFSSQGNLMLIQIQNYHQRRLRFRNGLPITTHQDATRHGFGMKSMLHTVEQYGGTMQVDNTDSVFTLRILLPKNPESSTG from the coding sequence ATGATCGACCACGCCTGGCTGCAGGTTTCCTACATGGCACAGATCATCGTGGCCTGCCTACTGTTCATGATTCCGGTCGCAAAACGACGTCGTTTCTCCGCACGATTCGCTTCATGCACCATTGTTCTGCTAATGATCGCCTATATGTTCGGCGCCGCCGTCACGGTACCCGACAACCTGCTGTTGGCCATACTGTATTGGCCTGCATTCGCGGTCATATGCCTTCCCGCAGTGGCGTTGTGTCTGCAGGCGGGATTGTCGGAAGTACTCTACTGCACCATCTGTGCGAACGCCACGCAGCATGCGGCCAACGAATGCTATCTGGCGCTCAGCATCGCACTCGGACGCACAACGCCGGATCTGCCCACGCTCCTCAACGGACTGTTGACCACGGTGATCTATATCGCCATCTACGGCGCGTTCTTCATCATGTTTGCACGCAAACTCGCAGTGCATGGACATTATCGGGTGAATCGCAATGACCTGTTCCCCATGGCCTGCATTCTGCTGTTCGTGTGGGTATTGGGCGTGTTGTGCCATGATGATGTCTCACTCCATGGCGTGGTCTACCACATCAGTGACGCATTATGCTGCTTTTACATCATGTGGGCTCAGCGCAGCAATCATGACAAGGCCGAACTGCAGCGCGAACTCGACGGCGTACGATACACGCTGCTGCAGCAACAGAAGCAGTATACGGTCAGCCAGGAGACGATTGACATCATCAATCGTAAGTGCCACGACCTGAAACATCAGATTCGCACGCTGCAGACCATGCAGGAAAGCCCGGAGCGTGACGCATACTTCGCCGAAGCCGAACGGGCGATCATGATCTACGACACCCGCATCGACACAGGCAACAAGGCCCTCAATACCGTACTGATGGAAAAAGGCCTGTACTGTCAATCTCACGATATTCAACTCACCTGCATGCCGAGCGGCGATTCACTGGACTTCATGCAGGTCGCGGATATCTATGCACTGTTCGGCAACGCGCTCGACAATGCCATCAACGCCACCATGGAACTGAATGACCCATCCAAGAGGGTAATCAACGTACGCTTCTCATCACAAGGCAACCTGATGCTGATTCAGATTCAGAACTATCATCAGCGTCGGCTGCGTTTTCGTAATGGCCTGCCCATTACGACGCATCAGGATGCCACCCGACACGGATTCGGCATGAAAAGCATGCTGCACACGGTCGAACAGTACGGCGGCACCATGCAGGTGGATAATACCGACAGTGTGTTCACGTTGCGGATCCTGCTGCCGAAGAATCCGGAATCCTCTACCGGCTGA
- a CDS encoding nitroreductase family protein, which translates to MSNLLHNATVDTLLERRSIRKFKSKPLGDDVIETLETVAQHAASSQFLNDWSAIRVTDPAAKKRLAEIGGQPYIATAPLLYVFVLDEHRNAAIASTKGVDTTSDTFTLNGSYRYSQAQNDAVLALHAMETAAYSLGLGCVILGSLLNDVPALIDLLNLPEYTYPVLGLAIGKPDQDPDVKPRMPRTMQFFENEYPESDESVLSGLAEFDEKVHRYYDLRNTDRPVDAFSDQIASNAVDEGVNGKTVAPNAKRQGFRLDR; encoded by the coding sequence ATGAGCAATCTTCTTCACAATGCCACTGTTGACACTCTGCTGGAACGTCGTTCCATCCGCAAATTCAAGTCGAAGCCGCTGGGGGATGATGTAATCGAAACCCTTGAAACCGTTGCACAGCATGCGGCGAGCAGCCAGTTCCTCAATGACTGGTCCGCAATCCGCGTGACCGATCCCGCAGCCAAGAAGCGTCTCGCCGAAATCGGCGGACAGCCGTATATCGCCACCGCGCCACTGCTGTATGTGTTCGTACTTGACGAACACCGCAATGCCGCAATCGCTTCCACAAAGGGCGTAGATACCACTTCCGACACGTTTACGCTGAATGGCAGTTACCGCTACTCACAGGCCCAGAACGATGCCGTACTGGCCCTGCATGCGATGGAAACGGCCGCATACTCACTCGGCCTTGGCTGCGTGATTCTCGGCTCGCTGCTGAATGACGTTCCGGCGCTGATCGATCTGCTGAATCTGCCGGAATACACGTACCCCGTGTTGGGCCTTGCCATCGGCAAGCCGGATCAGGATCCCGACGTCAAGCCTCGCATGCCACGTACGATGCAATTCTTTGAGAACGAGTATCCGGAGAGCGACGAAAGCGTGCTGTCCGGCTTGGCTGAGTTTGACGAGAAAGTGCACCGGTATTACGACTTGCGCAACACCGACCGTCCGGTTGATGCATTCAGCGATCAGATTGCGTCCAACGCAGTCGATGAAGGCGTGAACGGTAAGACCGTGGCCCCGAACGCCAAACGTCAGGGCTTCCGCTTGGACCGCTAG
- a CDS encoding Sir2 family NAD-dependent protein deacetylase, whose translation MSKKIAVLTGAGISTSAGIPDFRGPDGVWTKHPEQMNVYDIDAFLANEEDREYSWRWQKESPVWNAQPGEAHKALVKLEQAGMLTLLATQNFDALHEKAGNSDNVIVNLHGTIGTSHCMKCHAKYDTADIMANLDNEPDPHCHRKLPYSGNMPCNGLIKTDVVYFGEALPDGAMEKSYRLATQADELWVIGSTLEVMPAASIVPVAAQAGVPITIMNMGHTQYDRLADRLIRDDIAVALPRLVDETITAERNRQ comes from the coding sequence ATGAGCAAGAAAATCGCAGTACTGACAGGCGCGGGTATTTCCACATCCGCAGGCATTCCCGACTTCCGTGGTCCGGACGGCGTTTGGACCAAGCATCCTGAGCAGATGAACGTCTACGACATCGACGCATTCCTCGCCAATGAGGAAGACCGCGAATATTCCTGGCGCTGGCAAAAAGAATCGCCAGTGTGGAACGCACAACCAGGCGAGGCGCACAAGGCGTTGGTCAAACTGGAACAGGCGGGCATGCTGACGCTTCTGGCCACGCAAAACTTTGATGCCCTACACGAGAAGGCCGGCAATAGCGACAACGTCATCGTGAATCTGCACGGCACCATCGGCACATCGCACTGCATGAAATGCCATGCCAAGTACGACACCGCCGACATCATGGCGAATCTTGACAACGAGCCAGACCCACACTGTCACCGCAAACTACCGTACAGTGGCAATATGCCTTGCAACGGCCTTATCAAAACCGATGTGGTCTACTTCGGCGAGGCGTTGCCGGACGGAGCCATGGAAAAGTCATATCGACTGGCTACGCAGGCCGACGAACTATGGGTCATCGGCTCCACTCTGGAAGTGATGCCAGCGGCCAGCATCGTGCCGGTAGCCGCACAGGCAGGCGTGCCGATCACCATCATGAACATGGGGCACACGCAGTATGACCGCTTGGCCGACCGCCTGATCCGTGACGACATCGCGGTGGCGCTACCTCGCCTCGTCGACGAAACCATCACGGCAGAGCGCAACAGGCAGTAA
- the ilvA gene encoding threonine ammonia-lyase, translated as MEQKEVLKALQRDHAAELKLAAERLAGTARHTEIIPSPTLSEMTGHEILLKPENLQVTGSFKIRGAYNKIASLTDEELARGIVTASAGNHAQGVAYAARERGAKATICMPTITPPLKVDATKAYGADVVLHGDVFDEAAAYAAKLSEEQGMIFVPPFDDYEVICGQGTIALEILEDVPNVTDIVVPLGGGGLGAGVALAVKTFKPEVRVIGAIPEGSPAYKNSLAAGRVMSADQVVTSAEGVAVKRPGDLPFALLNEFLDDIVTVSERDINEMILLMLEKHKLVVEAAGAVSLAALEHLNLRSRKFASAEGPHVVVPIMSGGNIDTVTMGAVIQKGMIARGRIMNFEVELPDTPGQLVKVATLLAKERANVIALDHDQFKASGHYTNAVSLGVTVETNGPDHIDRILEALKEAGFQPKRIY; from the coding sequence ATGGAACAAAAAGAGGTTCTCAAAGCATTGCAGCGCGATCACGCAGCTGAACTGAAACTGGCCGCCGAACGACTCGCGGGCACCGCACGCCATACGGAAATCATTCCGTCTCCGACGTTGTCCGAAATGACCGGACATGAGATTCTGCTCAAGCCTGAGAATCTTCAGGTCACCGGATCGTTCAAGATCCGCGGCGCCTACAACAAGATCGCCTCCCTGACCGACGAGGAGCTGGCTCGAGGCATCGTCACCGCGTCCGCAGGCAATCACGCCCAAGGTGTGGCCTATGCGGCCCGTGAGCGTGGGGCCAAGGCCACCATCTGCATGCCGACCATCACTCCGCCGCTTAAGGTTGACGCCACCAAGGCATACGGTGCCGATGTGGTGCTGCACGGTGATGTGTTCGACGAGGCGGCGGCATATGCCGCCAAGCTCTCCGAAGAGCAGGGCATGATTTTCGTGCCGCCGTTCGACGATTACGAAGTGATTTGCGGCCAAGGTACCATCGCCCTTGAGATTCTTGAGGACGTACCGAACGTCACTGACATCGTCGTGCCGCTCGGCGGCGGTGGTCTGGGTGCGGGCGTTGCGCTCGCCGTCAAGACCTTCAAACCGGAAGTGCGCGTGATTGGCGCCATCCCGGAAGGCTCTCCGGCCTACAAGAATTCGCTGGCGGCCGGTCGTGTGATGTCCGCCGACCAGGTGGTCACTTCCGCGGAAGGCGTCGCGGTAAAGCGTCCGGGCGACCTGCCGTTCGCATTGCTTAACGAGTTCCTCGATGACATCGTCACCGTTTCCGAACGCGACATCAACGAGATGATTCTGCTGATGCTCGAAAAGCACAAACTTGTCGTCGAAGCAGCCGGTGCCGTGTCACTGGCTGCGTTGGAGCATCTAAATCTGCGCTCGCGCAAATTCGCCTCAGCTGAGGGGCCTCATGTGGTCGTGCCGATCATGTCGGGTGGCAATATCGATACTGTGACCATGGGCGCCGTGATTCAGAAGGGCATGATCGCCCGCGGCCGCATCATGAATTTCGAGGTCGAGCTGCCGGATACCCCGGGCCAGCTCGTCAAGGTGGCCACGCTACTGGCCAAGGAGCGCGCCAACGTCATCGCGTTGGACCATGACCAGTTCAAGGCATCCGGTCACTACACCAATGCGGTGTCATTGGGCGTGACCGTCGAGACCAATGGTCCCGACCACATCGACCGCATTCTTGAGGCGTTGAAGGAAGCCGGTTTCCAGCCCAAACGCATCTACTGA
- a CDS encoding glycoside hydrolase family 13 protein has product MTDFNRSTLPDAVRSNGATPNPWWANAVVYQIYPRSFQDTNGDGIGDLKGITGRLDYLADLGVDVLWLSPVFKSPQDDNGYDISDYQDIDPLFGTLEDMDELLAEAHKRGLKVIMDLVVNHTSDEHAWFQASRDKSDPHADWYWWRPAKPGHEPGTPGAEPNQWGSYFGGSAWQYDPKRGEYFLHQYSKKQPDLNWENPEVRKAVYKMMNWWMDRGIDGFRMDVITQISKTIDANGKLPGEEGSEIADNPVGEEGYSSPFPFCSDGPRIDEFLAEMRREVFEGREGFMNVGEAPGVTPARNEHITDPKNGELDMLFLFDHVGVDQAVSKWDVVPFEVRNLRARMTDQQAAVKNAGWASLFFCNHDQPRVVSRWGNDSDRESRELSAKAFGMLLHMHRGTPYIYEGEELGMTNAHFTELGQYRDLEAINAYRQRVEEAKCQSSESMMAALALIGRDNARTPMQWDASKYAGFTAADAATEPWISVNPNRAEINAAEEFDDPESVYSFYKKLIAMRHNNATIATGEWNLLDADDDQVYAFTRTSGDDTILVIVNVSDKSSDVPTQVADLLAGGINESQVLLSTYDAMRSVKSIARGELARWEGVVIQL; this is encoded by the coding sequence ATGACTGATTTCAATCGTTCCACCCTTCCCGACGCCGTCCGTTCCAACGGCGCCACCCCGAACCCCTGGTGGGCGAACGCGGTGGTCTACCAAATCTATCCGCGCTCCTTCCAAGACACCAACGGCGATGGCATCGGCGACCTGAAGGGCATCACCGGCCGGCTCGATTATCTCGCCGACCTCGGCGTGGATGTGCTGTGGCTGTCCCCGGTCTTCAAATCCCCGCAGGACGACAACGGCTACGACATCTCCGACTATCAGGACATCGATCCGCTGTTCGGCACATTGGAAGATATGGACGAGCTGCTCGCCGAAGCCCATAAGCGCGGGCTGAAGGTCATCATGGATCTGGTCGTCAACCACACCTCCGACGAGCATGCTTGGTTCCAGGCTTCGCGAGACAAGAGCGACCCACATGCCGACTGGTACTGGTGGCGTCCCGCCAAGCCGGGGCACGAGCCAGGCACGCCGGGAGCCGAACCGAACCAGTGGGGCTCCTACTTCGGCGGTTCCGCATGGCAGTACGATCCGAAGCGCGGCGAATACTTCCTCCACCAGTATTCCAAGAAGCAGCCCGACCTCAACTGGGAGAATCCGGAGGTTCGCAAGGCCGTCTACAAGATGATGAACTGGTGGATGGATCGCGGCATCGACGGCTTCCGCATGGATGTGATCACGCAGATCTCCAAAACCATCGACGCCAACGGCAAACTACCCGGTGAGGAAGGCTCCGAAATCGCCGATAATCCAGTCGGTGAGGAAGGCTACTCCAGCCCGTTCCCGTTCTGCTCCGACGGTCCGCGCATCGATGAATTCCTCGCCGAAATGCGCCGCGAGGTCTTCGAGGGCCGTGAAGGTTTCATGAACGTGGGCGAAGCTCCGGGCGTCACCCCGGCTCGCAACGAGCACATCACCGATCCAAAGAACGGCGAACTCGACATGCTGTTCCTGTTCGACCACGTCGGCGTGGATCAGGCGGTCTCCAAATGGGATGTCGTACCGTTCGAGGTCAGGAACCTGCGAGCCCGTATGACCGACCAGCAGGCTGCCGTAAAAAACGCCGGCTGGGCCAGCCTGTTCTTCTGCAACCACGATCAGCCACGCGTCGTGTCCCGCTGGGGCAACGACTCCGACCGTGAATCACGCGAACTGAGCGCCAAGGCGTTCGGCATGCTGCTGCATATGCACCGTGGCACCCCATACATCTACGAAGGCGAGGAACTGGGCATGACCAACGCCCACTTCACCGAACTTGGCCAGTATCGCGATCTGGAGGCAATCAACGCCTACCGTCAGCGCGTGGAGGAAGCCAAATGCCAATCGTCTGAATCCATGATGGCGGCCCTCGCATTAATCGGCCGCGACAACGCACGCACGCCGATGCAGTGGGATGCGTCCAAATATGCCGGTTTCACCGCCGCTGACGCCGCGACCGAGCCGTGGATCAGCGTCAATCCGAACCGTGCGGAAATCAACGCCGCCGAAGAGTTCGACGACCCGGAGTCCGTGTACAGCTTCTACAAGAAGCTCATCGCCATGCGCCACAACAACGCGACCATCGCAACCGGCGAATGGAATCTACTGGACGCCGACGATGACCAGGTGTATGCCTTCACCCGCACCAGCGGTGACGACACGATTCTCGTAATCGTCAATGTCTCTGACAAGTCGTCCGACGTTCCAACACAAGTCGCCGACCTGCTTGCGGGCGGCATAAACGAATCACAAGTACTGCTGAGCACCTATGATGCTATGCGTAGTGTGAAGTCGATCGCTCGCGGCGAGCTTGCTCGTTGGGAGGGAGTCGTGATTCAGCTCTGA
- a CDS encoding ABC transporter permease subunit: MPRDLMEAATIDGAGHLRAFRLIQLPLALPAISSPGILTFLVT, encoded by the coding sequence ATGCCACGCGACCTGATGGAGGCCGCCACCATCGATGGCGCCGGTCATCTTCGCGCCTTCCGATTGATCCAGTTGCCTCTCGCGTTGCCTGCCATCTCCTCGCCGGGCATTCTGACGTTCCTTGTCACCTAG
- a CDS encoding carbohydrate ABC transporter permease, giving the protein MTSATVAAKTAASSGKPEKIRKDHNINWWLTAAVAVLSLTVLVPLYFTVVTALKTPGEAGTFTLPTSWEWHNFADAWNKVNYPKAALNSAIITVCAVVLTLLTNTFVAYAVARNMDKRFFRFLYYFFLAMMFVPFTVIMLPIAKEMGSLHLDNQLGLIVLYTILGIGTNLFIAIGFIRSIPVSLEEAARIDGASTWRIFWTIIFPLMGPINATIAILTALWAWNDFLLPLITLTDQSNQTIPLAQYVFQSQFISNYPMAFASYLMAMAPVLIVYVFAQKWVVGGVMRGAVK; this is encoded by the coding sequence ATGACTAGCGCAACTGTTGCGGCAAAGACCGCCGCGTCCTCCGGCAAGCCGGAGAAGATCCGCAAGGATCACAACATCAACTGGTGGCTCACCGCGGCCGTGGCCGTGCTCAGCCTGACTGTGCTGGTGCCGCTGTACTTCACCGTGGTCACCGCGTTGAAGACTCCGGGCGAGGCAGGCACGTTCACCCTGCCGACCTCCTGGGAATGGCATAACTTCGCCGATGCATGGAACAAGGTGAACTATCCGAAAGCCGCGCTCAATTCCGCGATCATCACCGTGTGCGCGGTGGTGCTGACGCTGCTGACCAACACCTTCGTGGCGTACGCGGTCGCAAGAAATATGGATAAGCGATTCTTCCGCTTCCTGTATTACTTCTTCCTGGCGATGATGTTCGTGCCGTTCACCGTGATCATGCTGCCGATCGCCAAGGAGATGGGTTCGCTGCACCTTGACAACCAGCTCGGCCTGATCGTGCTGTACACGATTCTCGGCATCGGCACCAACCTGTTCATCGCGATTGGCTTCATCCGTTCGATTCCGGTGTCGTTGGAAGAGGCGGCGCGCATCGACGGCGCTTCGACCTGGCGCATTTTCTGGACGATCATCTTCCCGTTGATGGGCCCGATCAACGCCACCATTGCGATTCTGACCGCACTGTGGGCATGGAATGACTTCCTGCTGCCGTTGATCACCCTGACCGATCAGAGCAACCAGACCATTCCGCTTGCCCAGTACGTGTTCCAGAGCCAGTTCATCTCGAACTATCCGATGGCCTTCGCCTCCTACCTGATGGCTATGGCTCCGGTGCTCATCGTCTACGTCTTCGCCCAGAAGTGGGTTGTCGGCGGCGTGATGAGGGGCGCTGTGAAGTAA